A genomic region of Leptolyngbya sp. NIES-2104 contains the following coding sequences:
- a CDS encoding PH domain-containing protein, producing MAVKEEVFYEGGPHIGDLIINVLLGFTVICLPLTVGAIVRALWLRYRITNRRISVVGGWQGRDRSDVIYSEITKVVTVPRGIGTYGDMVLTLRDGSRLELRAIPKFREVYDFINERLSEKAKKVSGSLGSQP from the coding sequence ATGGCAGTTAAAGAAGAAGTCTTCTACGAAGGTGGACCTCATATTGGGGATTTGATTATCAACGTTCTCTTAGGTTTCACCGTGATTTGCTTGCCGCTCACGGTCGGTGCGATCGTGCGGGCGCTCTGGTTGCGGTATCGCATTACTAACCGTCGAATTAGTGTCGTCGGTGGCTGGCAAGGACGCGATCGCTCAGATGTCATCTATTCGGAAATCACGAAAGTTGTGACGGTTCCCCGTGGAATTGGAACTTACGGCGATATGGTGTTAACGCTTAGAGACGGTAGCCGCCTTGAGCTTAGAGCAATTCCGAAGTTCCGGGAAGTGTACGACTTTATTAATGAGCGACTTTCTGAAAAGGCGAAAAAAGTAAGCGGTAGCCTTGGAAGTCAACCGTAA
- a CDS encoding ATP-binding protein, with product MQPKLTKRVSTALVNALSAGVVPRVGLDQIAVGREKEIAAIRQDFEHIANGGAAFRFVIGRYGAGKSFTLQLIRNLAMESGFVVADADITPDRRLTGSQGAGVATYRELMRNLATKSRPEGGALTIILERWIAAIQSQVAQETGMKPNEEGFDQHVEARIRLVTQDVADLVNGFDFATVIIAYWTGYRSNDETKKESAMRWLRGEFSTKTEAKAALGVRVIIDDDSWYDYVKLIARFAADIDYKGLIIILDEVVHLSKIPTAIARQNNYDKLLAMFNDAMQGKVSHLGILIGGTPQFLEDPRRGLYSDPAWQRRTAQSRVVQSEAIDTSSPVIFLEPLSESELQILLQRIATVFCTHYELKKQITSSEITHFIAAVRGSKIGTETRLTPGEIIRDFMTALNVLQQNPQLKFNELITTQQYQSATVKTTDDEFAEFTL from the coding sequence ATGCAGCCTAAACTCACCAAGCGCGTCTCAACTGCCCTCGTCAATGCTCTTAGCGCTGGCGTTGTGCCGCGAGTGGGGTTAGACCAAATTGCAGTCGGACGAGAAAAAGAAATTGCAGCGATTCGACAGGATTTTGAACATATCGCGAATGGTGGGGCGGCGTTTCGATTTGTGATTGGGCGATATGGAGCAGGGAAAAGCTTTACGCTGCAACTGATTCGGAACTTGGCAATGGAGAGCGGATTCGTGGTGGCGGATGCGGATATTACGCCCGATCGACGTTTAACAGGTAGTCAAGGGGCAGGAGTCGCCACCTATCGCGAACTAATGCGAAATCTGGCAACTAAGAGCCGTCCAGAAGGTGGCGCATTGACAATTATTCTAGAGCGCTGGATTGCGGCAATTCAATCTCAGGTTGCACAAGAAACCGGAATGAAGCCGAACGAGGAAGGTTTTGATCAGCACGTTGAAGCGCGAATTCGATTGGTTACTCAGGATGTCGCGGATTTAGTGAATGGGTTTGATTTTGCGACGGTGATTATTGCGTATTGGACGGGATATCGATCGAATGATGAAACCAAAAAAGAATCCGCGATGCGCTGGTTACGAGGAGAATTTTCAACTAAGACCGAAGCGAAAGCGGCATTAGGTGTGAGGGTGATTATCGATGACGATTCTTGGTATGACTACGTTAAATTGATTGCTCGATTTGCAGCGGATATTGATTACAAAGGATTGATCATCATTCTCGATGAAGTGGTGCATTTGTCGAAAATTCCGACCGCGATCGCTCGTCAAAATAACTATGACAAGCTTCTAGCAATGTTCAATGATGCGATGCAAGGGAAAGTCAGTCATCTTGGCATTTTGATCGGCGGAACTCCTCAGTTTTTGGAAGATCCAAGACGTGGATTGTATAGCGATCCAGCGTGGCAGCGTCGGACGGCTCAGAGTCGGGTGGTACAGAGTGAAGCGATCGATACCAGTTCCCCGGTCATTTTTCTTGAGCCATTAAGTGAAAGCGAACTTCAAATCTTATTGCAGAGAATTGCAACTGTCTTTTGCACTCACTATGAACTGAAAAAACAGATTACTTCAAGTGAAATCACTCACTTTATTGCTGCGGTTCGAGGTAGCAAAATCGGGACTGAAACTCGCCTCACACCGGGTGAGATTATTCGTGATTTTATGACTGCATTGAATGTGCTACAGCAGAATCCACAGTTAAAATTCAATGAGTTAATCACTACTCAGCAATATCAATCTGCAACAGTAAAAACAACAGATGATGAATTTGCTGAATTTACGCTTTAA
- a CDS encoding Uma2 family endonuclease, translating to MTQAIPKVPLLADDSPLPPPDLWSDEPPLESDLHRDQIDLLVRLIRWIFRPDGMGGRSDVYVAGNLTVYYSPNQKKSEFFRGPDLFVVLGTRPDRRKSWTVWHENGQYPNLIIELLSDSTADVDRGEKKEIYQSIWRVPEYFWLDPVTLEFQGFQLIQGRYEALIPNPQGQLWSREIGFYLGIHDRQLRLFTENGSLVPLPEEAEQQRAEAAEQRATEAEQRAEILAAKLRELGIDPNQLS from the coding sequence ATGACACAAGCGATTCCCAAAGTTCCGTTGCTGGCTGACGACTCACCCTTGCCACCACCCGACTTGTGGAGCGACGAACCGCCCTTGGAAAGTGACCTACATCGTGATCAAATTGATTTGCTCGTTCGCTTGATTCGCTGGATTTTTCGCCCTGATGGAATGGGAGGACGCAGCGATGTCTATGTTGCGGGAAATCTAACGGTTTATTACAGCCCGAATCAGAAGAAGTCAGAATTTTTCCGAGGTCCTGATCTCTTCGTCGTTCTTGGCACTCGACCCGATCGACGAAAAAGTTGGACAGTTTGGCACGAAAACGGTCAATATCCAAACTTGATCATCGAACTGCTGTCTGATTCCACGGCGGATGTCGATCGAGGTGAGAAAAAAGAAATCTACCAATCGATCTGGCGCGTTCCAGAATATTTCTGGCTCGATCCGGTCACACTCGAATTTCAAGGCTTTCAACTGATTCAGGGTCGCTATGAGGCTCTGATTCCAAATCCGCAAGGACAGCTATGGAGTCGCGAGATTGGCTTCTATCTTGGAATTCACGATCGACAACTCCGTCTATTCACTGAAAACGGTTCTCTCGTGCCCTTACCTGAAGAAGCCGAACAACAGCGGGCAGAGGCGGCAGAACAACGAGCTACTGAAGCAGAACAACGAGCGGAAATCTTAGCCGCAAAACTGCGAGAACTCGGAATCGATCCGAATCAACTTTCGTAG
- the def gene encoding peptide deformylase: protein MSSVVLVEKKKLENPPLKMHHMGDRVLRQPAKRVAKVDDEVREIARQMLQTMYSEDGIGLAAPQVGIHKQIIVIDIEPDKPEAQPLVLINPVIKKFGTQTCSGQEGCLSIPGVYLDVDRPETIEVSFKDETGRMRTITADGLLSRCIQHEIDHLNGVLFVDRVNNQLALTQELKKRGFSANDVRAVR, encoded by the coding sequence ATGTCTTCTGTAGTTCTGGTTGAGAAGAAAAAGTTAGAAAATCCGCCCTTAAAAATGCACCACATGGGCGATCGCGTCTTGCGTCAGCCTGCGAAACGAGTGGCGAAGGTGGATGATGAAGTGCGCGAAATCGCCCGTCAAATGCTGCAAACGATGTACAGCGAAGATGGCATCGGGCTTGCGGCTCCTCAAGTTGGGATTCACAAACAAATTATCGTGATCGATATCGAACCGGACAAACCCGAAGCGCAACCGCTGGTGTTGATTAATCCGGTAATTAAAAAATTCGGCACTCAGACCTGTAGCGGTCAAGAAGGTTGCCTCAGTATTCCAGGTGTTTATCTCGATGTCGATCGACCTGAAACGATCGAGGTTTCTTTCAAAGACGAAACCGGACGTATGAGAACGATCACCGCTGATGGTTTGTTATCTCGCTGTATCCAGCACGAAATCGACCACTTGAACGGCGTTCTGTTTGTCGATCGCGTCAATAACCAACTTGCCCTAACTCAAGAACTGAAAAAACGCGGCTTCTCTGCGAATGATGTCCGCGCCGTCCGATAA
- the rpmH gene encoding 50S ribosomal protein L34, translating into MTKRTLGGTSRKRRRVSGFRARMRTKNGQKVIQARRKKGRLRLSVSSS; encoded by the coding sequence ATGACGAAGCGCACTTTAGGCGGAACAAGCCGCAAACGCAGACGGGTATCAGGATTCCGCGCTCGGATGCGGACGAAAAATGGACAAAAAGTGATTCAAGCACGCCGTAAGAAAGGACGGTTGCGCCTGTCAGTTTCATCTTCCTGA
- a CDS encoding DUF2808 domain-containing protein, with the protein MRRIVSTLAIAGSLVAAVPLVAFAQGLPGLTIFSGVQPGKQLSYRLDFGGNSGSWDRYRFRIGRDKVKVAIAQFSIDYPNYFRGTFDPKNVELLVNDKKVAVQEVQWEKDNYVLQVFPQEPVPAGSNVELIFNNVRNPNSGGMFYFNCRILSPGDVPLLRDIGTWIVTIQ; encoded by the coding sequence ATGCGTCGGATCGTCTCAACGCTCGCCATTGCGGGAAGTTTGGTCGCTGCGGTGCCCCTGGTTGCGTTCGCTCAAGGTCTGCCTGGATTGACCATCTTCAGCGGCGTTCAACCGGGAAAACAACTGAGCTATCGTCTGGATTTTGGTGGAAATAGCGGGTCTTGGGATCGCTATCGGTTCCGCATCGGACGCGACAAGGTGAAAGTCGCGATCGCTCAATTCTCGATCGATTACCCGAACTACTTCCGAGGCACATTCGACCCGAAAAACGTCGAGCTTCTAGTGAATGACAAAAAAGTTGCCGTTCAAGAAGTGCAATGGGAAAAAGACAACTACGTGCTCCAAGTCTTTCCCCAAGAACCCGTTCCGGCAGGTTCGAACGTCGAACTGATTTTTAACAATGTCCGAAATCCCAACAGCGGCGGCATGTTCTACTTCAACTGTCGCATTCTCTCTCCTGGAGATGTCCCCCTGTTGCGCGACATCGGAACCTGGATCGTCACGATTCAGTAA
- a CDS encoding DUF177 domain-containing protein, translating to MEAIHIPRLVQCPEQTKTIEFKTFLKDLKTLTPVQGWIKITHQGNFLEISAKVETIITLTCHRCLQQFNHRLAIEPKEMIWLDETADQLDELPLDKDLSMDDLVETLLPNGYFDPEAWLYEQLSLEIPQRQLCAKDCAGIEVADEIKSPGIDSRWAALQALKGHLN from the coding sequence ATGGAAGCTATTCACATTCCTCGCCTGGTTCAGTGTCCAGAACAGACTAAAACGATCGAGTTCAAGACGTTTCTGAAAGACCTGAAAACGCTCACTCCGGTTCAAGGCTGGATCAAAATCACGCATCAAGGCAACTTTCTCGAAATTTCAGCCAAGGTAGAAACGATCATTACGCTGACCTGCCATCGCTGTTTGCAGCAGTTTAATCATCGATTAGCGATCGAACCCAAAGAAATGATCTGGCTCGATGAAACGGCGGATCAATTAGATGAATTGCCGCTTGATAAAGATCTTTCAATGGACGATCTGGTTGAAACCTTGTTGCCAAACGGTTACTTTGACCCTGAAGCTTGGCTCTATGAGCAGCTTTCGCTCGAAATTCCGCAGCGTCAACTCTGTGCGAAAGACTGTGCTGGGATTGAAGTGGCAGACGAAATTAAGAGTCCGGGGATTGACAGCCGTTGGGCAGCACTGCAAGCCTTGAAGGGTCATCTCAACTAG
- a CDS encoding R3H domain-containing nucleic acid-binding protein codes for MAETQLQQRGQQWLETFLKLAAFPATVTAEIRNTSAEKSCWLTIDHTSLQPNQIEALLSNNGAVLDSIQYLASSVLNIGQEEQIAYTIEINGYRAQRLTELTAIAEDAAARVRETGEEYEIKSLSSAERRQVHSILQDSADIETFSRGQEPDRRLVVRLAGSGSDET; via the coding sequence ATGGCTGAAACTCAATTACAGCAGCGGGGGCAGCAGTGGCTCGAAACATTTCTCAAGCTGGCTGCATTTCCGGCAACCGTAACCGCTGAAATCCGAAATACCTCCGCTGAAAAAAGCTGCTGGTTGACGATCGACCATACTTCCCTTCAGCCCAATCAAATCGAAGCGTTACTCAGCAATAACGGCGCGGTTCTCGATTCGATTCAATACTTGGCAAGCTCAGTTCTGAATATCGGGCAGGAAGAGCAAATCGCTTATACGATCGAGATCAACGGATACCGCGCCCAACGGCTGACAGAATTAACCGCGATCGCTGAAGATGCCGCCGCCAGAGTGCGCGAAACAGGCGAAGAATACGAAATCAAATCGCTTTCTTCTGCCGAGCGTCGTCAAGTGCATTCAATTCTTCAAGACAGTGCAGATATTGAAACATTTAGTCGGGGTCAAGAACCCGATCGGCGTTTGGTGGTTCGGTTAGCTGGATCAGGTTCAGACGAGACATAG
- a CDS encoding DUF29 domain-containing protein, which produces MTQAKQRLLYETDYLQWIETTVDDLRQGHYDRIDWDNLIDEIEDMARSQRRSLKSNLIVVLLHLLKWQYQPEKRSSSWESSLLEHRYRLRDDLQDSPSLKPYFETILAESYIRATKQAKAETGLPIDTFPTECLYDVTSILDDDFLPD; this is translated from the coding sequence ATGACTCAGGCAAAACAGCGATTATTGTATGAAACTGACTACTTGCAGTGGATTGAAACGACGGTTGACGATTTGCGGCAAGGTCACTATGACCGCATCGACTGGGACAATTTAATTGATGAAATTGAAGACATGGCACGAAGTCAGCGGCGCAGCTTAAAGAGCAACTTGATTGTTGTGTTGCTGCATCTTCTCAAGTGGCAGTATCAACCGGAAAAACGAAGTAGTAGCTGGGAGTCTAGCCTGCTCGAACATCGCTATCGTCTGCGAGATGATTTGCAAGATTCTCCCAGTCTCAAGCCTTATTTTGAAACAATTCTGGCTGAGTCGTACATCAGGGCAACCAAACAGGCAAAAGCCGAAACCGGACTGCCGATAGACACGTTTCCAACTGAATGTTTATACGATGTGACCTCAATCTTAGACGATGATTTTTTACCGGATTAG
- the yidC gene encoding membrane protein insertase YidC — protein MDFGVSFLSNNVMLPILDFFYGIVPSYGLAIVALTLVIRFALFPLSAGSIRSMRRMKVTQPVMQKRVKEIQERYKSDPAKQQEEMSAVYKEFGNPLAGCLPVVLQMPILFALFATLRGSPFSDVPYTVNLQIAPQAQIEQVAPQAFITPPQNVYVEDGVHAKISAIAPAGTKLAVGEKTKIEFQTVDGKPFSELLKEYPESHLVPRFKATNGAERIKINDDGTIEALQAGDATIQAFVPGIAADKGFLFIDQLGRVGAVDPDGTFHWDIIGMIVFFGLSLYISQLISGQGSTGNPQQDTINKVTPVIFSGMFLFFPLPAGVLMYMVLANIFQTGQTFILSREPLPENLQKLVDADAAATAKTSGGSAKSDGGDDTLPFEPGRKKKA, from the coding sequence ATGGACTTTGGTGTAAGCTTCTTATCCAATAACGTGATGCTGCCGATCCTGGATTTTTTCTACGGGATCGTGCCGAGCTATGGGTTGGCGATCGTAGCGTTGACTCTAGTCATTCGCTTTGCCCTCTTCCCGCTCAGTGCAGGTTCAATCCGCAGTATGCGCCGCATGAAGGTGACACAACCTGTGATGCAAAAGCGCGTTAAAGAAATTCAGGAACGGTATAAGAGTGATCCTGCAAAACAGCAGGAAGAAATGAGCGCGGTTTACAAGGAATTCGGTAATCCACTGGCGGGATGTTTGCCTGTCGTGTTACAAATGCCGATTCTATTCGCGCTGTTTGCAACTTTAAGAGGATCACCTTTCTCGGATGTTCCTTATACGGTGAACCTCCAGATTGCACCTCAAGCCCAAATCGAACAAGTCGCACCGCAAGCTTTTATCACGCCGCCTCAAAACGTTTATGTAGAAGATGGCGTTCACGCGAAAATTAGCGCGATCGCTCCCGCTGGCACAAAACTCGCTGTCGGTGAGAAAACCAAAATCGAGTTTCAAACTGTAGACGGCAAGCCGTTTTCAGAGCTTTTGAAGGAATATCCTGAGAGCCATCTGGTTCCGAGATTCAAAGCGACGAACGGCGCAGAGCGAATCAAGATTAACGATGACGGCACGATCGAAGCACTTCAGGCTGGAGATGCGACGATTCAAGCCTTCGTTCCTGGAATCGCTGCGGATAAAGGCTTCTTGTTCATCGATCAGCTTGGACGAGTCGGAGCGGTTGATCCAGATGGAACATTCCACTGGGACATCATCGGTATGATCGTCTTCTTCGGACTCAGCTTGTACATTAGTCAACTGATTTCAGGACAAGGTTCGACGGGCAATCCTCAACAAGACACCATCAACAAAGTTACACCTGTGATTTTCTCCGGTATGTTCTTGTTCTTCCCGCTGCCCGCTGGTGTCCTGATGTACATGGTGCTGGCGAACATTTTCCAAACGGGGCAGACCTTCATTCTGTCGCGTGAGCCATTACCTGAGAATCTTCAGAAGCTCGTCGATGCGGATGCTGCGGCAACTGCAAAAACAAGTGGTGGGAGTGCAAAGTCGGATGGTGGAGATGATACTCTCCCGTTTGAACCCGGTCGTAAGAAGAAGGCATAG
- the rnpA gene encoding ribonuclease P protein component, with product MLPQENRLKHRRDFDAVYQRGFRRGSHCFNLRVLKRPEQPTRIGISISKKVSKRAVVRNRIKRQVRAILRSFLPRTKPGFSIVIGVRIEATECEYPQYLQELEQLLVKAEVLNGS from the coding sequence TTGCTGCCGCAAGAAAATCGACTGAAACATCGACGAGATTTTGATGCTGTCTATCAGCGCGGATTTCGTCGAGGTTCTCACTGTTTTAATTTAAGAGTGCTGAAACGTCCGGAGCAACCAACCCGGATCGGTATTTCGATTAGTAAGAAAGTCAGCAAACGTGCCGTGGTTCGGAACCGAATCAAGCGGCAGGTTCGAGCGATTTTGAGAAGTTTCTTGCCCAGAACAAAACCAGGATTCTCGATCGTCATTGGTGTGCGAATCGAAGCGACCGAGTGTGAATATCCTCAATATCTGCAAGAATTAGAGCAGTTATTGGTTAAAGCTGAGGTGCTCAATGGCAGTTAA
- a CDS encoding AAA family ATPase, translated as MSFSDEFNLLVRARYPIIYIPTREEERVEAAIAQSAKAQGDRAVYTWDFVDGYQGNPNDVGFGKRNPLQALEFVEKLPMSAPAIFILRDFHRFLEDISISRKLRNLARLLKSQPKNLVLLSSQISIPDDLSEVLTVLEFPLPGGAEIKTEIERLVSATGHRLEPKTLDELVRSCQGLSIERIRRVLARAFALHGELRPEDVELILEEKRQTIRQTQILDFYPAKEDISDIGGLDNLKDWLIRRGGSFSDRARQYGLPHPKGLMLVGIQGTGKSLTAKAIAHHWHLPLLRLDVGRLFGGLVGESESRTRQMIQLAEALAPCVLWIDEIDKAFSGVDGRSDSGTTSRVFGTFITWMAEKRSPVFVVATANNIQALPPEMLRKGRFDEIFFVGLPSQEERRSIYSVHLSRLRPHNLKQYDLDRLAYETPDFSGAEIEQTLIEAMHIGFSQNRDFATDDILEAASQIVPLARTAKEQIDFLQDWAAAGKARLASKHSQLSDRIQRQLQQPE; from the coding sequence ATGAGTTTTAGCGACGAATTCAATCTGCTCGTCCGGGCGCGTTATCCGATCATCTACATTCCGACTCGTGAAGAAGAACGAGTCGAAGCCGCGATCGCACAATCCGCGAAAGCTCAAGGCGATCGAGCGGTTTACACCTGGGATTTTGTCGATGGCTATCAAGGCAATCCCAACGATGTCGGATTCGGAAAACGCAATCCTCTACAAGCGCTTGAATTCGTTGAGAAACTACCGATGAGTGCGCCTGCGATTTTTATCCTGCGGGACTTTCATCGATTCTTAGAAGACATTTCGATCTCGCGAAAACTCAGAAATCTGGCGCGATTGTTGAAATCTCAACCTAAGAATTTAGTTCTGTTATCGTCTCAAATTTCGATTCCTGATGATTTGAGCGAAGTGCTGACTGTTCTAGAGTTTCCGCTTCCAGGTGGGGCAGAGATTAAAACTGAGATCGAACGGCTAGTAAGTGCAACCGGACATCGACTAGAGCCGAAAACACTCGATGAATTAGTGCGATCGTGCCAAGGATTATCGATCGAGCGAATTCGTCGGGTTCTCGCGAGAGCCTTCGCGCTGCATGGTGAACTTCGTCCAGAAGATGTCGAATTGATTCTCGAAGAAAAACGGCAAACGATTCGCCAAACTCAGATTCTAGATTTCTATCCAGCTAAAGAAGATATTTCAGATATTGGCGGATTGGATAACTTGAAAGATTGGCTGATTCGTCGGGGTGGATCGTTTAGCGATCGTGCAAGACAATATGGATTACCGCATCCCAAAGGCTTGATGCTCGTGGGAATTCAGGGAACCGGAAAATCATTGACCGCAAAAGCGATCGCGCATCACTGGCATTTACCCCTACTCCGATTAGATGTCGGTCGCTTGTTCGGTGGACTGGTCGGAGAATCAGAGTCCCGCACTCGTCAGATGATTCAACTTGCCGAAGCGCTTGCACCTTGCGTGTTGTGGATTGATGAAATTGATAAAGCGTTTTCGGGTGTAGACGGGCGCAGCGATTCGGGAACGACCAGCCGCGTATTCGGAACCTTTATCACTTGGATGGCTGAAAAGCGATCGCCTGTATTTGTCGTTGCGACTGCAAACAATATTCAAGCTTTACCGCCAGAGATGCTGAGAAAAGGACGATTCGATGAGATTTTCTTTGTCGGATTGCCAAGTCAAGAAGAACGTCGATCGATCTATTCCGTGCATCTTTCTCGCCTGCGTCCGCACAATTTGAAGCAGTATGATCTCGATCGACTCGCCTACGAAACGCCAGATTTCTCAGGAGCCGAAATCGAGCAAACCTTAATCGAAGCGATGCACATCGGGTTTAGCCAAAATCGCGACTTTGCCACCGATGACATTCTCGAAGCTGCCAGCCAGATTGTTCCCCTCGCTCGAACTGCCAAAGAACAGATTGATTTTCTGCAAGATTGGGCGGCGGCAGGGAAAGCGCGACTGGCATCGAAACATAGTCAACTCAGCGATCGTATTCAGCGCCAACTTCAACAACCGGAGTAA
- a CDS encoding PrsW family glutamic-type intramembrane protease — protein MTGDISTIACLRQLSIGNPSDSKLLVHALSIDDVTAIGRDPRCQIVIDPLLFASVSRRHAEVRPCEPTEAERPSWWICDLNSSNGTYLNGQRLRGCQVLKSGDRVTLGSDGPDFIFEYYGDSYQENSAVIEADVSVPMPTDSVTLTQLFPIVSTGRELTRKAYLVPSVITIVFVVSLFVAVGQPLLFNRLLAGYIALVGFYFVYQLCGKRKPWWVMVLAAMGTYFLLRSPVLPLFVEIFRNILPGQVPTPGEPINPLELLIRMFFGAGLMEELLKAIPLAVLFLIGRFLPAPWNDRVGIWEPLDGILLGAASAVGFTLVETLGQYVPDMIQTTSLQLGTGWDQLRGLQVLIPRLLGAISGHMAYSGYFGYFIGLAVLKPRQSWLILLIGYLTASGLHALWNVMGSVSEILLALVGMVSYAFLAAAILKARSLSPNRSQNFATRLKS, from the coding sequence ATGACGGGCGATATTAGTACCATAGCCTGCCTTCGGCAACTGTCGATCGGCAATCCTTCTGACTCGAAATTACTGGTACATGCTTTATCGATCGATGACGTGACTGCGATCGGACGCGATCCCCGTTGTCAAATCGTGATCGATCCGCTGTTGTTCGCGTCAGTTTCGCGCCGTCATGCCGAAGTTCGCCCGTGTGAACCGACTGAAGCAGAGCGTCCGTCCTGGTGGATTTGTGACCTCAATAGCTCGAATGGCACGTATTTGAACGGGCAGCGGTTGAGAGGATGTCAGGTTTTGAAATCTGGCGATCGCGTCACTTTAGGCAGCGATGGACCCGATTTTATCTTTGAATACTACGGTGATTCCTATCAGGAAAATTCAGCCGTGATTGAAGCTGATGTGTCCGTTCCGATGCCAACGGATTCAGTCACGTTGACGCAGCTTTTCCCGATCGTTTCTACCGGGCGAGAACTAACCCGAAAAGCTTATCTTGTTCCGAGTGTCATCACAATTGTCTTTGTTGTTTCCTTATTTGTTGCAGTTGGACAACCGTTACTATTCAATCGACTATTAGCAGGATATATCGCGCTGGTTGGGTTTTATTTTGTTTATCAACTCTGCGGCAAGAGAAAACCCTGGTGGGTGATGGTTTTAGCTGCAATGGGAACATACTTTTTACTTCGCAGTCCTGTTTTACCGCTATTTGTTGAAATCTTTCGGAACATCTTACCGGGACAAGTTCCAACGCCTGGAGAACCGATCAATCCTCTTGAGTTATTGATTCGGATGTTCTTCGGAGCGGGATTGATGGAAGAACTGCTCAAAGCGATTCCGTTAGCGGTACTGTTTTTAATCGGGCGATTTTTGCCTGCCCCGTGGAACGATCGAGTCGGAATCTGGGAACCGCTCGACGGTATTCTTTTGGGTGCTGCTTCCGCTGTTGGATTTACCTTAGTTGAAACCCTAGGGCAATACGTTCCAGACATGATCCAAACCACTTCTCTACAACTGGGAACCGGATGGGATCAGCTTCGAGGCTTGCAAGTTTTGATTCCGCGATTGCTTGGTGCCATTTCGGGACACATGGCGTACAGCGGATATTTCGGCTACTTTATTGGGCTGGCAGTTCTCAAACCTCGACAAAGCTGGTTAATTCTTCTTATCGGCTATCTCACTGCTTCTGGACTTCATGCGCTGTGGAACGTGATGGGCAGTGTGAGCGAAATTCTACTTGCGCTCGTCGGCATGGTGTCTTATGCGTTTCTGGCGGCTGCAATTCTGAAAGCTCGAAGTTTGTCGCCAAATCGATCGCAGAACTTCGCCACCCGCTTAAAATCCTAG